AAGCCATTGCGAAAGGCGTCGTCCGGCCTGAAGGCATCGACGTCACCTGCCTGCAGATCCAGTCACCGCCGGAGATTTTCACCCGCATGATGAAGACCGAGGCCTTCGACCTGTGCGAGATGTCGCTGTCCACCTACCTGACCCGGCGCTCGCGGGGGTCGTTCCCCTTCATCGCGTTACCGGTGTTCCCGTCGCGTCTCTTCCGCCATGCCTACGTCTACGTGAACCGGGATCATGGCATCGCCGAACCCGCCGATCTCAACGGCAAGCGCGTCGGCGTCCAGGAGTACGGCCAGACGGCGGCCGTTTTGATCCGCGGCATCCTGCAACACCGGCACGGCGTGAACCTCTCCACCATCCGCTGGGTGGAGGGTGGCGTCAACACGCCGCGGCCGCCGGATGACGAGATGGACCTGCGGCCCGCCGGCGCCGTGGACATCGAGCCGGCGCCGCCCGGGAAGTCCATCAACGATCTGCTGGTGGAGGGCGACATCGTCGCCTATCTCGGCGCCCGGCAACCCGACGCCGTGGGCAGGCATCCTGGCATCGGCAGGCTGTTCCGCGACTACCGGCAGACCGAACGGGAGTACTTCCGTGAGACGGGCATCTTCCCCATCATGCACACCATTGTCATGCGGGAGCAGCTCCACGTGGAGCACCCGTGGATCGCCGAGAGCATGTTCAAGGCCTTCCAGGCGGCCAAGGCGTGGGCGCTGGACCACATGAGCTTTACGGGTGCCATGGCGTACATGGTTCCGTGGCTGAACGCCGAGTTGGATGAAATCCGCGAGCTGTTCGGCGGTGACCCGTACCCGTACGGTGTGGAAGCCAACCGCGCCGCCCTGGACACGTTCATGCAGTATCTGGTGGAGCAGGGGTTCGTGGCGGAACCCAGGCCGCCGCTGGAGAGCCTGTTCACCCCCATCGTCGGGTGGGCGGAGTAGCGAGGGTTGCGGCACGGCCCCTTCCCCGTCACTCCCGGATCCCGGTGCAAGCCCGGGATGACGGGGCGAAGATTACGCCAACGCGCCGTCTGAACCGGCTTGACACCCTCGCGGCGGAAGGCGTAGAAGGATTCCAATATTCGGGTTCCCGTGTTCCGCGGCGGACCCAAACTTTGTT
The Deltaproteobacteria bacterium DNA segment above includes these coding regions:
- a CDS encoding ABC transporter substrate-binding protein, which gives rise to MGNLSLTLATGPYDRVEAIAKGVVRPEGIDVTCLQIQSPPEIFTRMMKTEAFDLCEMSLSTYLTRRSRGSFPFIALPVFPSRLFRHAYVYVNRDHGIAEPADLNGKRVGVQEYGQTAAVLIRGILQHRHGVNLSTIRWVEGGVNTPRPPDDEMDLRPAGAVDIEPAPPGKSINDLLVEGDIVAYLGARQPDAVGRHPGIGRLFRDYRQTEREYFRETGIFPIMHTIVMREQLHVEHPWIAESMFKAFQAAKAWALDHMSFTGAMAYMVPWLNAELDEIRELFGGDPYPYGVEANRAALDTFMQYLVEQGFVAEPRPPLESLFTPIVGWAE